From a region of the Tenggerimyces flavus genome:
- a CDS encoding NAD(P)H-hydrate dehydratase encodes MRRAHTVEQVRAAEAALMATLPPGTLMHRAAAGLAAACMDFLGRAYGARVVVLAGSGDNGGDALYAGARLARRGARVEAVLLNPEKAHQGGLADLLAAGGEVVDRVRDADLVLDGVVGIGGRPGLRPEAERALDVVEAAGIPLVAVDVPSGVDVDTGETPERHVKAELTVTFGTHKIAHFVDPARESAGSVELVDIGLDPYLPEPALEVLQPSDVKALLPTPGHEAQKYSRGVVGVLAGSQQYTGAAVLAVGGALGGPVGMVRYVGPDEPAAFVRQRYPEVVGAGRVQAWAIGSGLGDDESQAEEVRNALRSGLPAIVDADGLRYLPESCDSPVLLTPHAGELARMLGVDREDVEKRRLHHAREAAKRWNATVLLKGSATVIAGPDGRIRVNTASTSWLATAGSGDVLSGLCGSLLASGLSPFDAGSVGAYLHGTAGQLAADGGPVTAQAVAHALPDAIRRVLS; translated from the coding sequence GTGAGACGAGCACACACCGTCGAGCAGGTCCGTGCGGCCGAGGCCGCGTTGATGGCGACGCTGCCGCCGGGCACGTTGATGCACCGTGCCGCCGCTGGTCTCGCCGCTGCCTGCATGGACTTCCTCGGTAGGGCGTACGGTGCCCGCGTCGTCGTCCTCGCCGGCTCGGGCGACAACGGCGGCGACGCTCTGTACGCCGGCGCGCGGCTCGCTCGCCGCGGCGCGCGCGTCGAGGCCGTGCTGCTCAACCCCGAGAAGGCGCATCAGGGCGGGCTCGCCGATTTGCTCGCCGCCGGCGGCGAGGTCGTCGACCGGGTCCGGGACGCGGACCTCGTACTCGACGGCGTCGTCGGCATCGGTGGCCGGCCGGGCCTCAGGCCCGAGGCCGAGCGGGCGCTGGACGTTGTCGAGGCGGCCGGAATCCCCCTCGTGGCCGTCGACGTCCCCAGCGGTGTCGACGTCGATACCGGCGAGACGCCGGAACGGCACGTCAAGGCGGAGTTGACGGTCACGTTCGGCACCCACAAGATCGCCCACTTCGTCGACCCAGCAAGGGAATCGGCCGGCAGCGTCGAGCTCGTCGACATCGGTCTCGATCCGTACCTGCCCGAGCCCGCGCTCGAGGTCCTGCAACCCAGCGATGTCAAGGCGCTCTTGCCTACGCCGGGGCACGAGGCGCAGAAGTACAGCCGCGGCGTCGTCGGCGTCCTCGCCGGCTCGCAGCAGTACACCGGCGCCGCCGTTCTCGCCGTGGGCGGCGCGTTGGGTGGCCCGGTCGGCATGGTGCGCTACGTCGGGCCGGACGAGCCGGCGGCGTTCGTACGGCAGCGCTATCCCGAGGTGGTCGGAGCCGGCCGCGTCCAGGCGTGGGCGATCGGGTCGGGTCTCGGCGACGACGAGTCGCAGGCCGAGGAGGTACGAAACGCCTTGCGGAGTGGGCTTCCCGCGATCGTCGACGCGGACGGCCTGCGCTACCTGCCGGAGAGTTGTGACAGTCCCGTCCTCCTCACACCGCACGCGGGGGAGCTGGCGCGGATGCTCGGAGTCGACCGCGAGGACGTCGAGAAGCGCCGGCTGCACCATGCGCGCGAGGCCGCGAAGCGATGGAACGCGACCGTTCTGCTCAAGGGTTCGGCAACGGTCATCGCCGGACCCGACGGTCGCATCCGGGTGAACACGGCGAGCACGTCGTGGCTCGCGACCGCGGGGTCCGGCGATGTCCTGTCGGGCTTGTGTGGCTCGTTGCTGGCATCGGGGCTGTCACCGTTCGATGCCGGCAGCGTGGGCGCCTACCTGCACGGCACCGCTGGCCAGTTGGCCGCGGATGGCGGCCCGGTGACCGCTCAGGCGGTCGCCCACGCTTTGCCCGACGCGATCAGACGCGTCCTCAGCTAA
- a CDS encoding phosphotransferase enzyme family protein, which yields MSAPSLTMLWESVDPSSALAERFRFESPAAVSSWLGGVLDRHWGLALTSCDRLVLSSTNLMAWITVGERRMIAKWSVNVPAFPRLAAIADLTSWLDQRGIPVSAPRQARDGRLQLELDGFSLALQNVMPGELLDVTDAAQVRAAGEMMATLQLELAAYPHVIPTAEPPRPGTQLVGNDFRSANILWADGRITAVLDLEEAQYKRRVEDLAQATVLLGTRFHNWAPTPPDIRDAFLAAYQAVQPLTSEERDELQSLVAKMIAGWPS from the coding sequence ATGAGCGCGCCCTCGCTGACGATGTTGTGGGAGTCCGTCGATCCGTCTTCGGCGCTGGCCGAGCGGTTCCGGTTCGAGTCGCCGGCCGCGGTGTCGTCGTGGCTGGGCGGCGTGCTCGACCGGCACTGGGGCCTCGCGCTCACGTCCTGCGACCGGCTCGTGCTCAGCTCCACCAACCTGATGGCGTGGATCACCGTTGGCGAACGTCGCATGATCGCGAAGTGGTCGGTGAACGTGCCGGCCTTCCCACGCCTCGCCGCGATCGCCGACCTCACCAGCTGGCTGGACCAGCGCGGCATCCCTGTTTCCGCCCCGCGGCAAGCTCGAGACGGGCGGCTGCAGCTGGAGCTGGACGGGTTCTCGCTCGCGCTGCAGAACGTGATGCCCGGCGAGCTGCTCGACGTCACCGACGCCGCGCAGGTTCGGGCGGCGGGGGAGATGATGGCCACGCTGCAGCTCGAGCTCGCCGCGTACCCGCACGTCATCCCCACGGCCGAGCCGCCGCGACCCGGCACGCAGCTGGTGGGGAACGACTTCCGTTCGGCCAACATCCTCTGGGCCGACGGCCGGATCACCGCCGTGCTCGACCTGGAGGAGGCCCAGTACAAGCGTCGGGTCGAGGACCTCGCCCAGGCCACTGTCCTGCTGGGGACGCGCTTCCACAACTGGGCGCCGACGCCGCCGGACATCCGCGACGCGTTCCTCGCCGCCTACCAGGCGGTCCAGCCGCTCACGTCCGAGGAGCGGGACGAGCTCCAGAGCCTCGTGGCGAAGATGATCGCTGGGTGGCCGAGCTAG
- the tsaE gene encoding tRNA (adenosine(37)-N6)-threonylcarbamoyltransferase complex ATPase subunit type 1 TsaE, producing the protein MIDLHVVEATAKDAADVVDVIHAAFGARPPMNPPSTALQETVASVEQAVESGGGLLATVDGHAAGTMLFVEQDGWLHLRRVSVHPRHQHRGVATAMVGCAEEVAEVRGLDGVRLIGRVELPTTLAFWRRRGYLEAERNEPDVHFAKRLPVELAAPTADDMRELGVRLAGVLRAGDLVLLAGELGAGKTTLTQGIGAGLGIRGDVTSPTFVIARVHPSLDSGPALVHVDAYRLGGVLELDDLDLDASLDEAVTVVEWGEGLAEGLADDRLEVVLTRTVGADGDERWVRIVPVGRRWLDTPLRKFRS; encoded by the coding sequence ATGATCGATCTGCACGTCGTCGAGGCGACGGCCAAGGACGCGGCCGACGTCGTCGACGTGATCCACGCGGCGTTCGGAGCCCGTCCGCCGATGAACCCACCGAGCACCGCGCTGCAGGAGACGGTCGCCTCGGTGGAGCAGGCGGTCGAGTCCGGCGGCGGTCTGCTCGCGACCGTGGACGGTCATGCCGCCGGGACGATGCTGTTCGTGGAGCAGGACGGCTGGCTGCACTTGCGCCGGGTCTCGGTCCATCCGCGGCACCAGCATCGCGGCGTCGCGACCGCGATGGTCGGCTGCGCCGAGGAGGTCGCGGAGGTGCGCGGCCTGGACGGCGTACGCCTCATCGGGCGAGTCGAACTCCCGACCACGTTGGCGTTCTGGCGTCGCCGCGGCTACCTCGAAGCCGAACGCAACGAGCCCGACGTGCACTTCGCGAAGCGGCTGCCGGTGGAGCTCGCCGCGCCGACCGCCGATGACATGCGGGAGCTCGGCGTACGGCTGGCCGGCGTTCTGCGCGCCGGTGATCTCGTCCTGCTCGCCGGCGAGCTCGGCGCCGGCAAGACGACGTTGACACAGGGAATCGGCGCCGGCCTCGGCATCCGCGGCGACGTGACGTCCCCGACGTTCGTCATCGCGCGCGTCCATCCGTCGCTCGACTCCGGCCCGGCGCTCGTCCACGTGGACGCGTACCGCCTGGGCGGCGTCCTCGAGCTCGACGATCTCGACCTCGACGCCTCGCTGGACGAGGCGGTGACCGTCGTCGAATGGGGCGAAGGGCTCGCCGAGGGGCTCGCCGACGACCGGCTGGAAGTGGTACTGACCAGAACGGTCGGCGCCGATGGCGACGAGCGCTGGGTGCGCATCGTGCCCGTGGGCAGGCGCTGGCTGGACACTCCGCTCCGAAAGTTTCGGAGCTAG
- a CDS encoding ABC transporter substrate-binding protein, whose protein sequence is MDTTCAKTSRRGFLYGSAVAAGSVVLAACSGSSNAPQGSGNGGQSSGTPASKAKGSETEPIAPPSSFSESPLLAEQVKAGKLPAVEERLPEKPYVVPHKWIEKGKYGGSIRLMIPSTSDGDVRQMKQYMYGHSLLRFVNDSLDIVPGLVESWESNEEQSEWTLHFRKGLKWSDGKPWTTADIMFWWNDMVLNEEHTEIPPDECKAANGKPATLKATDEVTLVMTFETPAPLTPDRLAGYTKRGNGSTWMEPKHYLQQFHPTYNKSASKEWASLGGAFETKRNHARNPDCPTMTGWRVTSYRDSQQVVWERNPFYWVVDREGQQLPYVDKLTYTVVGEPQVGKLQAQQGKLDYVHGPFAGFGLADISGLRQTEKQSNLVLRMWDTGSGTGSMFFFNQDAKDPKLRELIREPKFRQALSHAFNRPDVKKSIYYTLGDPTTGTMGVKTIEYVVSDEGRSVYESWRDSYVKYDPELAKSMLDELGVVDKNGDGKREFADGSPLTIWMDYQSNAAPDHIAKNDQLKRDWEAIGLTVKLNPIPADGWDPRWQSGQLVSHCSWEVSSARDHLTQAAWLVPVEPARWAPLQGQWYNVRGTPAEKEQADVDPYKRTPPRAAPEPGGPVEQLWKLYDQAKVEVDATKRHRFVWDMIKIHIEHGPFFMGSVANPPALILAHRDLKNVPDKENLAQGGLVGPWQHPSPAVYDPEAYFWTNPEQHA, encoded by the coding sequence ATGGATACGACCTGCGCGAAGACGAGCAGGCGAGGTTTCCTCTACGGTTCCGCGGTTGCCGCCGGATCCGTCGTCCTTGCCGCCTGTTCCGGAAGTTCCAATGCTCCTCAAGGCTCCGGTAACGGTGGCCAGTCCAGCGGTACGCCCGCCTCGAAGGCCAAGGGCTCGGAGACCGAGCCGATTGCACCCCCCTCGTCGTTCTCCGAGTCTCCGCTTCTCGCCGAGCAGGTCAAGGCCGGCAAACTCCCCGCGGTCGAGGAACGGCTGCCGGAGAAGCCGTACGTCGTTCCGCACAAGTGGATCGAGAAGGGCAAGTACGGCGGCAGTATCCGGCTGATGATCCCGAGCACCAGCGACGGCGACGTCCGGCAGATGAAGCAGTACATGTACGGCCACTCGTTGCTGCGTTTCGTCAACGACAGCTTGGACATCGTTCCCGGACTCGTCGAGAGCTGGGAGTCCAACGAGGAGCAGAGCGAGTGGACACTGCACTTCCGGAAGGGCCTGAAGTGGTCGGACGGGAAGCCGTGGACGACCGCGGACATCATGTTCTGGTGGAACGACATGGTGCTCAACGAGGAGCACACCGAAATCCCGCCGGACGAGTGCAAGGCGGCGAACGGGAAGCCGGCGACGTTGAAGGCGACCGACGAGGTCACCTTGGTGATGACGTTCGAGACGCCGGCACCGCTGACGCCGGATCGCCTTGCTGGATACACCAAACGCGGCAACGGCTCGACGTGGATGGAGCCCAAGCACTATCTGCAGCAGTTCCACCCGACGTACAACAAGAGCGCGTCGAAGGAGTGGGCGAGTCTCGGTGGCGCGTTCGAGACGAAGCGCAACCACGCGAGGAACCCCGACTGCCCGACGATGACGGGCTGGCGCGTGACGTCGTACCGCGACAGCCAGCAGGTGGTGTGGGAGCGCAACCCGTTCTACTGGGTCGTGGACCGCGAGGGTCAGCAGCTGCCGTACGTCGACAAGCTCACGTACACGGTCGTCGGTGAGCCGCAGGTCGGAAAACTCCAAGCACAGCAGGGGAAACTCGACTACGTTCACGGTCCGTTCGCCGGCTTCGGGCTCGCCGACATCTCCGGACTCCGCCAGACCGAGAAGCAGAGCAACCTCGTGCTGCGGATGTGGGACACCGGATCGGGCACCGGGTCGATGTTCTTCTTCAACCAGGACGCGAAGGACCCGAAGCTGCGCGAGCTGATCCGCGAGCCGAAGTTCCGGCAGGCGCTGTCGCACGCGTTCAACCGGCCCGACGTGAAGAAGTCGATCTACTACACCCTCGGTGATCCGACGACGGGCACGATGGGTGTGAAGACGATCGAGTACGTCGTGAGCGACGAGGGGCGTTCGGTCTACGAGAGCTGGCGCGACAGCTACGTCAAGTACGACCCGGAGCTGGCGAAGTCGATGCTCGACGAGCTCGGGGTGGTCGACAAGAACGGCGACGGCAAGCGGGAGTTCGCCGACGGGAGCCCGCTGACGATCTGGATGGACTACCAGTCGAACGCGGCCCCGGACCACATCGCGAAGAACGACCAGCTGAAGCGCGACTGGGAGGCGATTGGCCTTACGGTGAAGCTGAATCCGATCCCCGCGGACGGCTGGGACCCGCGCTGGCAGTCGGGTCAGCTCGTGTCGCACTGCTCGTGGGAGGTGTCGAGCGCGCGCGACCACCTGACCCAGGCGGCGTGGCTCGTTCCGGTGGAGCCCGCGCGCTGGGCGCCGTTGCAGGGGCAGTGGTACAACGTGCGCGGCACGCCGGCGGAGAAGGAGCAGGCCGACGTCGACCCGTACAAGCGCACCCCGCCCCGGGCGGCGCCGGAGCCGGGCGGGCCGGTGGAGCAGTTGTGGAAGCTGTACGACCAGGCGAAGGTCGAGGTCGACGCGACGAAGCGGCACCGTTTCGTGTGGGACATGATCAAGATCCACATCGAGCACGGCCCGTTCTTCATGGGCTCGGTCGCCAACCCGCCGGCGCTGATCCTGGCACATCGGGACCTGAAGAACGTTCCTGACAAGGAGAATCTCGCTCAGGGCGGCCTCGTCGGTCCGTGGCAGCACCCGTCGCCGGCGGTGTACGACCCGGAGGCCTACTTCTGGACGAACCCGGAGCAACACGCGTAG
- a CDS encoding alpha/beta fold hydrolase, producing MSEGDKTGVGVLGRRTGLVGAAAGVLTAGAAIGLAVERFAVGRRRMPDPELDGEPFGSRRGTPLVVKTDDGLELYAEVDELDSDVIPKQRRKKPPVTVVFSHGYALNLDCWHFQRKELAGEYRMAFYDQRSHGRSGRSPSEQTNIPQLGRDLAAVLQEVAPEGPIVLVGHSMGGMTILALADQQPELFAERVVGVCLLATSAGGLDKVTLGVPGPVGRLVHRVAPAFVAALSRAPDLVEHGRKAGSDVGYLLTKHYSFGSKVPPARVEFVAEMLAGTPIDVVADFFPGFAEHDKYHALATLDGIEALIMCGQGDLITPVEHSRELAWRLPNAEYVELEDCGHMILIEYPDEVNAHLRELLVRSKAVAGTSKRKSRR from the coding sequence GTGAGTGAAGGCGACAAGACCGGCGTCGGCGTACTCGGCCGACGGACCGGCCTGGTGGGAGCGGCCGCCGGCGTGCTGACCGCCGGTGCGGCGATCGGCCTCGCGGTCGAACGGTTCGCCGTCGGCCGGCGGCGGATGCCGGACCCCGAGCTGGACGGCGAGCCGTTCGGCTCCCGCCGCGGCACGCCACTCGTCGTCAAGACCGACGACGGCCTGGAGCTGTACGCCGAGGTCGACGAGCTCGATTCCGACGTCATCCCCAAGCAGCGCCGCAAGAAGCCGCCGGTCACCGTGGTGTTCAGCCATGGGTACGCGCTGAACCTGGACTGCTGGCACTTCCAGCGCAAGGAGCTGGCCGGCGAGTACCGGATGGCGTTCTACGACCAGCGCTCGCACGGTCGGTCCGGGCGGTCGCCGTCGGAGCAGACGAACATCCCCCAGCTCGGCCGGGACCTCGCCGCGGTGCTGCAGGAGGTCGCGCCGGAGGGCCCGATCGTGCTCGTCGGCCACTCGATGGGCGGCATGACGATCCTCGCGCTCGCCGACCAGCAGCCCGAGCTGTTCGCCGAACGCGTCGTCGGCGTCTGCCTGCTCGCCACCAGCGCGGGCGGCCTCGACAAGGTGACGCTCGGCGTTCCCGGACCGGTCGGTCGGCTGGTCCACCGCGTCGCGCCCGCGTTCGTCGCCGCACTTTCGCGCGCCCCCGACCTGGTCGAGCACGGACGCAAGGCCGGCAGCGACGTCGGCTACCTGCTCACCAAGCACTACTCGTTCGGCTCGAAGGTCCCACCCGCGCGGGTGGAGTTCGTGGCCGAGATGCTCGCGGGGACGCCGATCGACGTGGTCGCCGACTTCTTCCCCGGCTTCGCCGAGCACGACAAGTACCACGCGCTCGCGACGTTGGACGGCATCGAGGCGCTGATCATGTGCGGCCAGGGCGACCTGATCACGCCGGTCGAGCACAGCCGCGAGCTGGCCTGGCGGCTGCCGAACGCGGAGTACGTCGAGCTCGAGGACTGCGGGCACATGATCCTCATCGAGTACCCCGACGAGGTCAACGCCCACTTGCGGGAGCTCCTCGTGCGGTCGAAAGCCGTTGCTGGCACGAGCAAACGGAAGAGTCGTCGATGA
- the rimI gene encoding ribosomal protein S18-alanine N-acetyltransferase, translating into MDMFRPASTQDLHVLRGLETACFGRDAWGEEALRGELDGVPDTRYVLVAEQGDDVIGYASLLAMAETADVQRIAVHPQAWRRGVGRSLLSALLDEARRRGCGEALLEVRADNHGAIKLYEEFGFAPLARRPGYYDAGNVDAVVLRLEL; encoded by the coding sequence ATGGACATGTTCCGGCCGGCGAGTACGCAGGACCTACATGTCCTTCGCGGCCTCGAGACCGCGTGCTTCGGCCGCGACGCGTGGGGCGAGGAGGCCCTCCGGGGCGAGCTGGACGGCGTTCCCGACACGAGGTACGTGCTGGTCGCCGAGCAGGGCGACGACGTGATCGGCTACGCGTCGCTGCTCGCGATGGCCGAGACCGCCGACGTGCAACGCATCGCCGTCCACCCGCAGGCCTGGCGCCGGGGCGTCGGCCGCTCCCTGCTCAGCGCGCTGCTCGACGAGGCGCGCAGGCGCGGCTGCGGTGAGGCGCTGCTCGAGGTACGCGCGGACAACCACGGCGCGATCAAGCTGTACGAGGAGTTCGGCTTCGCCCCGCTCGCGCGCCGCCCCGGCTATTACGACGCCGGCAACGTCGACGCGGTCGTGCTGCGGCTCGAGCTCTAG
- a CDS encoding P1 family peptidase, which produces MGNPYGSITDVPGIQVGQAQRIGDGWLSGVTVVVPPDGTVGAVDVRGGGPGTQDTDILAPGTISDLVHAVVLTGGSAYGLASVGGVQRWCEEQGRGLSLRGTVVVPIVPGAVVFDVGRGGEVKARPDAAMGYEAVSALSTTVDVGVVGAGTGTQLANGTLKGGIGTASIRLGGVTVGAIVAANAAGSPVNERTGELLAAPYVPDDALRPGIPSEHPLPQEPPSGRDLNTTLAVVATDAKLTRPEARRMAMTGHDGLARAVRPVHTLADGDAVFGLATGTADPAEAAPEWWPEDRRLGGIFAIQAASADVVTLAFLHAVLAATSVRTPAAEIPAYLDRYPSAQPISFRRTSSN; this is translated from the coding sequence GTGGGGAATCCGTACGGGTCGATCACCGACGTTCCAGGGATCCAGGTCGGGCAGGCCCAACGCATCGGGGACGGTTGGCTGAGCGGGGTCACGGTGGTCGTCCCGCCGGACGGGACGGTCGGCGCGGTCGACGTACGTGGCGGTGGGCCGGGTACGCAGGACACCGACATCCTGGCTCCGGGCACGATCTCCGATCTGGTGCACGCCGTCGTGCTGACCGGCGGCAGCGCGTACGGGCTCGCGTCGGTCGGCGGCGTCCAGCGCTGGTGCGAGGAACAGGGGCGTGGCCTGTCGCTCCGCGGGACCGTCGTGGTGCCGATCGTGCCGGGCGCGGTGGTGTTCGATGTGGGTCGCGGCGGCGAGGTCAAGGCCCGGCCGGACGCGGCGATGGGGTACGAGGCGGTCTCCGCGCTCAGCACCACCGTCGACGTCGGCGTGGTCGGAGCGGGCACCGGAACGCAGCTGGCGAACGGCACGCTCAAGGGCGGCATCGGCACCGCGAGCATCCGGCTCGGCGGCGTCACCGTCGGCGCGATCGTCGCGGCGAACGCGGCCGGCTCCCCCGTCAACGAACGGACCGGCGAGCTGCTCGCCGCGCCGTACGTCCCCGACGACGCCCTCCGCCCCGGCATCCCGAGCGAGCATCCACTGCCACAGGAGCCACCGTCTGGCCGGGATCTCAACACCACGCTCGCGGTCGTCGCCACCGACGCGAAGCTGACCAGGCCCGAGGCGCGGCGGATGGCGATGACGGGCCACGACGGCCTCGCGCGTGCCGTCCGTCCCGTTCACACGCTTGCCGACGGCGACGCCGTGTTCGGCCTCGCGACCGGTACCGCGGATCCCGCCGAAGCCGCGCCTGAGTGGTGGCCCGAGGACCGCAGGCTGGGTGGCATCTTCGCGATCCAGGCAGCCTCGGCCGACGTCGTCACGCTGGCGTTCCTGCACGCCGTTCTGGCCGCGACCTCCGTACGTACGCCCGCGGCCGAGATCCCCGCCTATCTGGACCGGTATCCAAGCGCCCAACCCATTTCTTTCCGGCGCACATCATCAAACTAG
- a CDS encoding holo-ACP synthase: MIVGLGIDVVDVERFGVTLERTPGLRTRLFTEAERGRSVASLAARFAAKEALAKALGAPVGLQWQDAEVVTDADGRPWLEVRGTVAEQAEKLGVTSMHLSLSHDAGIASAVVVLEKA; this comes from the coding sequence ATGATCGTCGGGCTGGGCATCGACGTCGTGGATGTCGAACGGTTCGGCGTGACGCTCGAGCGCACGCCGGGCCTGCGTACGCGCCTGTTCACCGAGGCCGAACGTGGCCGCTCGGTCGCGTCGCTCGCCGCGCGGTTCGCGGCGAAGGAGGCCCTGGCCAAGGCGCTCGGCGCCCCGGTCGGCCTGCAATGGCAGGACGCCGAGGTGGTGACCGACGCCGACGGCCGACCCTGGCTGGAGGTCCGCGGCACGGTCGCCGAGCAGGCCGAGAAGCTTGGCGTGACGAGCATGCACCTCTCGCTGTCGCACGATGCCGGAATCGCTTCTGCCGTTGTCGTTCTGGAGAAGGCGTGA
- a CDS encoding glycoside hydrolase family 32 protein, whose amino-acid sequence MPADHHFPRFHVRPPRGYVNDPNGPVYVDGRWHLYFQYVSDTPRRGAVAWGHASSADLVTWQYHRPAISPDPDGIDRDGCWSGNAVVTDDGLTAFYSGFRQGHPYQSVVAATSVDGGASFGPPVPVVADPSPEEQVKEFRDPFVWQHGEGWRMVVGSGRAGGPGTARLYASTDLTSWTYEGPFAELPRTRGADYDTGEMWECPQVLTFDGQDALLISQYSWTSGGTNDVFSLVGETVHRVDLGTNFYAASAMRSSPVGPLVWGWVTEGRTQEWTVEADWSGMLSLPRSVSLASDGRLASVPVEALTALRNQRVESLDDLPAQLEVSARVAGSARLTLHCGPDERLVVEVADGTVTVDRDAASSDPRAHGGRFTFAEPGEELTLRWFLDGSVSELFTGSGRSSTVRFYPTTPPPWRLEVEGDASVEAWTLGAD is encoded by the coding sequence GTGCCGGCCGATCATCACTTCCCGCGCTTCCATGTCCGCCCGCCCCGTGGCTACGTCAACGACCCCAACGGCCCTGTGTACGTGGACGGGCGTTGGCACCTCTACTTCCAGTACGTGTCCGACACGCCGCGCCGCGGTGCGGTCGCCTGGGGACACGCGAGCAGCGCCGACCTGGTGACGTGGCAGTACCACCGGCCCGCGATCAGTCCGGATCCGGACGGGATCGACCGCGACGGCTGCTGGTCGGGCAACGCGGTCGTCACCGACGACGGCCTGACGGCGTTCTACTCGGGCTTCCGGCAGGGGCATCCGTACCAGTCGGTGGTAGCAGCGACGTCGGTCGACGGCGGCGCCTCATTCGGGCCGCCGGTGCCGGTGGTGGCGGATCCGTCACCCGAGGAGCAGGTCAAAGAGTTCCGCGACCCGTTCGTCTGGCAGCACGGCGAGGGCTGGCGGATGGTGGTCGGCTCGGGTCGTGCGGGCGGGCCGGGGACGGCCCGGCTGTACGCGTCGACCGACCTGACGTCATGGACGTACGAGGGCCCGTTCGCGGAGCTGCCGCGGACGCGAGGCGCCGACTACGACACGGGTGAGATGTGGGAATGCCCACAGGTGTTGACGTTCGACGGCCAGGACGCGCTGCTGATCAGCCAGTACTCGTGGACCAGCGGTGGGACGAACGACGTGTTCTCCCTTGTGGGTGAGACCGTGCACCGGGTCGACCTCGGGACGAACTTCTACGCCGCGTCGGCGATGCGTTCGAGCCCAGTCGGTCCGCTGGTGTGGGGCTGGGTGACCGAGGGGCGTACGCAGGAGTGGACGGTCGAGGCGGACTGGTCGGGGATGCTCTCGCTGCCGCGTTCGGTGTCGCTCGCCTCGGACGGACGGCTGGCTTCCGTGCCGGTCGAAGCCCTGACGGCACTGCGGAATCAGCGCGTCGAGTCTCTTGACGACCTGCCGGCCCAACTGGAGGTCTCTGCCCGGGTGGCGGGATCCGCGCGGCTCACGCTGCACTGCGGGCCGGACGAGCGGTTGGTCGTGGAGGTGGCGGACGGAACGGTGACCGTCGACCGGGACGCCGCGAGCTCCGACCCCCGCGCGCACGGCGGACGGTTCACGTTCGCCGAGCCGGGCGAGGAGCTCACGCTGCGCTGGTTCCTGGACGGCTCGGTCAGCGAGCTGTTCACCGGCAGCGGCCGCAGCTCGACCGTCCGCTTCTACCCCACGACCCCACCGCCGTGGCGGCTCGAGGTCGAGGGCGACGCCTCCGTCGAGGCGTGGACGCTCGGCGCGGACTGA
- the alr gene encoding alanine racemase, translating to MDAPLRAEAYVDLAAIRANVAALRGYARDADVMVVVKADGYGHGIAATARAAVAGGATWLGTAVLEEALAVRAAGVTAPILSWLATPGEPYEDALAADIDLAAYAPWQLADIAAAAAARGTTARVHLKVDSGLGRGGAQPHDWAALLDAAARAQADGTVHIVGVWSHLACADEPGHPSIELQRKAFEQALSEAERKAVRPEIRHLANSAATVSAPRTHYDLVRAGIATYGLSPIPDHQTSEQLGLTPAMTLRARFALVKRVPKGHGVSYGHRYVTPDATTLGLVPLGYGDGVPRAASNVGPVWAAGAVRRIAGTVCMDQFVVDLGDATAKEGDDVVLFGPGTSGEPTAQDWAEATGTISYEIVTRLGTRVPRTYGGLEGIA from the coding sequence ATGGACGCACCACTTCGCGCTGAGGCGTATGTCGACCTCGCGGCGATTCGAGCCAACGTCGCCGCGTTGCGGGGCTATGCCCGCGATGCGGACGTGATGGTCGTGGTCAAGGCCGACGGGTACGGGCACGGCATCGCGGCCACCGCTCGGGCCGCTGTCGCAGGCGGCGCGACCTGGCTCGGGACCGCAGTGCTCGAGGAAGCGCTCGCCGTCCGCGCGGCCGGCGTCACCGCGCCGATCCTCAGCTGGCTCGCCACTCCCGGCGAACCGTACGAGGACGCGCTCGCCGCCGACATCGACCTCGCTGCCTATGCACCCTGGCAGCTCGCCGACATCGCCGCCGCGGCCGCCGCGCGCGGCACGACCGCCCGCGTCCACCTCAAGGTCGACAGCGGTCTCGGCCGCGGCGGCGCCCAGCCGCACGACTGGGCCGCCCTCCTCGACGCCGCCGCGCGGGCTCAGGCCGACGGCACCGTCCACATCGTGGGCGTCTGGTCTCACCTCGCCTGCGCCGACGAGCCTGGCCACCCCTCGATAGAGCTGCAGCGGAAAGCTTTCGAGCAAGCTTTGTCGGAAGCTGAACGGAAAGCTGTCCGGCCAGAGATCCGGCACCTCGCGAACTCAGCGGCCACCGTCTCCGCTCCGCGGACGCACTACGACCTCGTCCGCGCCGGCATCGCGACGTACGGCCTCTCACCGATCCCCGACCATCAGACCTCCGAGCAGCTCGGGCTCACACCCGCGATGACGCTTCGCGCGAGGTTCGCGCTGGTCAAGCGCGTCCCCAAGGGCCACGGCGTCTCGTACGGCCACCGCTACGTCACGCCGGACGCCACCACGCTCGGGCTCGTGCCGCTCGGCTACGGCGACGGCGTCCCGCGCGCCGCGAGCAACGTCGGTCCGGTCTGGGCGGCCGGCGCGGTCCGCAGGATCGCCGGCACCGTCTGCATGGACCAGTTCGTGGTCGATCTGGGTGACGCCACCGCGAAGGAAGGCGACGACGTCGTGCTGTTCGGCCCCGGCACCAGCGGCGAACCCACCGCGCAGGACTGGGCCGAGGCGACTGGCACGATTTCGTACGAGATCGTGACCCGCCTCGGCACCCGCGTGCCGCGTACCTACGGTGGGCTGGAGGGAATCGCGTGA